One part of the Microbacterium aurugineum genome encodes these proteins:
- a CDS encoding superantigen-like protein SSL4, translating into MTDENDDRTPRQSVVRVPGSRRARLTPVPGSDPAPESAPGESTPPPARSKGPKGPNDDQLIQDVPPHY; encoded by the coding sequence ATGACTGACGAGAATGACGACCGGACTCCGCGCCAGAGCGTGGTGCGGGTCCCCGGCTCCCGTCGTGCTCGCCTGACGCCGGTTCCCGGCAGTGATCCGGCACCGGAGTCCGCGCCCGGTGAGTCGACGCCGCCACCGGCGCGGTCGAAGGGGCCGAAAGGTCCGAACGACGACCAGCTCATCCAGGACGTGCCCCCGCACTACTGA
- the mscL gene encoding large conductance mechanosensitive channel protein MscL encodes MFKGFKDFLLRGNVIDLAVAVVIGTAFTAIVTAVVNSIINPLISLFLKADAAGDFGIPVTNIYGEEVLFPIGDLISAIISFLAVAAVVYFVFVLPMNTFKARVEARKGTPAEEPEEEPAAASEAELLVEIRDLLKAQRGA; translated from the coding sequence ATGTTCAAAGGCTTCAAGGACTTCCTGCTCCGCGGCAACGTCATCGACCTCGCCGTCGCCGTCGTCATCGGCACGGCGTTCACCGCGATCGTCACCGCGGTCGTCAACAGCATCATCAACCCACTGATCTCCCTCTTCCTCAAGGCCGACGCTGCGGGAGATTTCGGGATCCCCGTGACGAACATCTACGGCGAAGAGGTCCTGTTCCCGATCGGCGACCTGATCTCGGCGATCATCAGCTTCCTGGCCGTCGCCGCGGTGGTCTACTTCGTCTTCGTCCTGCCGATGAACACCTTCAAGGCCCGGGTCGAAGCACGAAAGGGCACGCCGGCGGAAGAGCCTGAGGAAGAGCCCGCCGCAGCGAGCGAGGCCGAGCTGCTCGTCGAGATCCGCGACCTGCTCAAGGCACAGCGCGGGGCCTGA